A segment of the Symmachiella macrocystis genome:
GCGGCGGATTCTAAGAGGCATTCCACAGACTGGCAAGGGCAATCACCGGCAACACCCTCCGGCCTGCAAACTCCAGACGATCGCAATTAGCGCTGGCTGTATTGAGATAGCCAATTCCTGCAGAAAAAACCTCTATCTCAATACTGGCCCGCACCCAACTGAGCTGCCAAATCGGTTAAGCGTCAGGCTTCTCGCAAGTCGTTTCCAAACCTCTGAGGCTTCCTGTTGACGGTACTGTGCCAGTTTTCGGTACTTGCGCAATCGACTTTTGAAACGGGTTTTAGGGGTCCCCATCCAGAATTTGCGGCGGATATTCCGGCGTCGACGCGCGGAAATCGCGGGCAATTTTCACAAATGCCAAATAATCATAGACCGCGTGCGAAATGATCGGCGCCATCAAATTCCCCGTATAATGCCATTGCAAACCGAAAAACAGTCCGGCCAGCGCCGCTAAAATCACATAGGTCGTGGTGACCGCGTGCGCCAATCCAAACAACAAGCTGCTAATCAGCAAACCGACCACAAACGACCCGCCCCCGGTCAATGGCAGCAGCAGGCCGCGAAACAACACCTCTTCTCCCACTCCGGCCAATATCGCAACCACAGCCAAATCGGCTTTGCTGCAGCGGGCAAAGATCGGTCCCAGCAAGTCGTTCAGCGTCTCCTTAATCGTGCGCAGCGGCCCGACGGGATAGCGGTCAAAAATCACAAATCCCGCGTACAGCGGCACCACACCCGCCAAACCCCACAAGACCGCCCAGGGATCCCAGTCCAAACTCTCCAGTGGCGGCACACCAAACACCCATCCCAATGCCAGCGCAACGACAACTAACCCTCCTTCGAAGAGGGCCGCCATCGCGAGAAACGAGTTGCGATCCGAATCCTGCTCCATGGTCGTTAATAATTCCGCAAAATGGTCAGTGAGCTCTGTGTCGTCAAATAGCAGTGTCGTAAAATCAGTGATCGAGGCTCTACGGTAATGCATTTCTCCGCGGAATAACAACTATCAACCTCGCACCGAAATTCAAGCTCCGCAAATGTGTCACGCCGTTTCCCCGACAGCTAACGCTCTCAGTCGCCCCAATAAC
Coding sequences within it:
- a CDS encoding CPBP family intramembrane glutamic endopeptidase → MHYRRASITDFTTLLFDDTELTDHFAELLTTMEQDSDRNSFLAMAALFEGGLVVVALALGWVFGVPPLESLDWDPWAVLWGLAGVVPLYAGFVIFDRYPVGPLRTIKETLNDLLGPIFARCSKADLAVVAILAGVGEEVLFRGLLLPLTGGGSFVVGLLISSLLFGLAHAVTTTYVILAALAGLFFGLQWHYTGNLMAPIISHAVYDYLAFVKIARDFRASTPEYPPQILDGDP